From the Cryptomeria japonica chromosome 2, Sugi_1.0, whole genome shotgun sequence genome, one window contains:
- the LOC131859845 gene encoding glycine-rich RNA-binding protein blt801-like, whose translation MGDETVWIEAGIAEGVRRVFKGGSGEILVGANPAEPIPSFEEDKRQRQRRRGEQEVGGGDDGAGGGGDGGGGGRFGGGRGFGGGGGAGGSGGAGSSGGAVGDGGATSGQSAI comes from the exons AtgggtgatgagacagtttggataGAGGCAGGGATTGCCGAGGGGGTCAGAAGAGTATTCAAGGGTGGTTCGGGAGAGATTTTAGTGGGGGcca atccagcggagccgatACCATCCTTTGAGGAGGACAAGAGACAacgacagaggaggagaggagagcAAGAAGTAGGAGGAGGAGATGATGGTgctggtggaggaggagatggaggtgggggaGGTAGATTTGGGGGTGGTCGTGGATttggtggaggag gtggtgcagggggtagtggtggAGCAGGGAGTAGTGGTGGAGCAgttggtgatggtggtgcaacatctggccagagtgccatttga